CATGCCGATCGAACTGTCCCTCGTGATCTCGGCGCTAGTCAACGCGTTTCGAGGTATTCAATGGGAGGTCGAGACTGGAAGTGCCACAAATCCGGCGGGGAATGACCTGATCGTCACCGCGCCGAATCAGCGTAAATACGTGATTAATATCAAGCTCGGTGACGGGTCGGTGCATTTTGCGACGCTCGCCAAAGTGGATCACGCGGCGGCAACGATCGGTCGTGATGCCGGAGTCGACGTGCACCCCGTGCTGCTGACAACCCAGGGAGTCAGCCCAGGAATCGCCGGAGTGGCGGACGAGGTCGGGGTTCAGGTTGTCCACGCAGCAGGCTCGGCCGACGAGATCGCCGACTCAGTCGTCGAGGAACTCAAGGCAAGTTAGCCGTCCTGTCGCGCCGTGGGTTAGTTCAGGGCGAGGGCTGTCCAGGAGATCGGCGGTAGGCTGATCGTCAGCTTGCCGTCGTTCAGTCGGACGTTGTCGTTGGCCTGCGGAACCACCCGGTCCGGCTGAGCCGCGGTGTTGACGGCCAGGCGGTCGTCGTCGGCGAGCGTCAGGGCCTCCTCGACCGTCGTCACACCGGTCCGGCTGACGTCGACCGTGACCTCGATCGTCTGGTCGAGTGAGCGGTTGACCAGGAAGACCGCGAGCTTGCCGTCGTCGTACGTCGCGACCGCGTCGACCGCCGCCACGTCACCGAACTTCTCCGTCGGCACGGTCGGCGAGGTGGTGTTGACCTGCAGCACCTGACCGGCGGCCAGCCGGGAGGTGATCGCGAACGGGTGGAAGGTCGGCTGGCGCCAGGCCGGGCCGTCGGGCTCGGTCATGATCGGGGCGATCACGTTCGCCAGTTGCGCCAGGCAAGCGACCGCGACCCGGTCGCTGTGCCGCAGCAGTGAGATCAGCAGGTTGCCGACGACAACGGCATCGGTGAGGTTGTACTCGTCCTCGATCCGCCGCGGTGCCACCTCCCACGCGTCGCCGTCGCCGTCGGTGCGCCGGGACCGCTCGCCGTACCAGACGTTCCACTCGTCGAAGGAGATGTCGATCCGCTTGCTGCTCTTCAGCTCGGCCCCGACGTGGTCGGCGCTCGCAACCACCGAGTCGATGAAGCGGTCCATGTCGACGGCGGAGGCCAGGAACGACGCCGGGTCGTCCTTGTCGTCGCCGTAGTACGCGTGGCACGAGATGTGGTCGACCACCTCGTAGCACTCCTGCAGGACCTCCCGCTCCCAGGTTCCGAAGGTCGGCATCCCGGAGCTGGACGAACCGCAGGCCACCAGCTCGAGATCGGGCTCGACCATCCGCAGCGCCCGGGCGGTCTCGTTCGCGAGCCTTCCGTACTCCGTGCCGGTCTTGTGCCCGATCTGCCACGGCCCGTCGAGCTCGTTGCCCAGGCACCACAGCTTGATCCCGTACGGCGATGCCGCGCCGTGCTCGGCGCGCAGGTCCGACAGCGCGGTACCGGCCGGGTGGTTGGTGTACTCCTGCAGGTCGAGCGCTTCCTGGACGCCCCGCGTGCCCAGGTTGATCGCCATCATCGGCTCGACCCCGGCCTTCGCGCACCAGCGGACGAACTCGTCCAGGCCGAACTGGTTGGTCTCGATGCTGTGCCAGGCCAGCTCCAGCCGGCGCGGCCGGTCGGCCTGCGGCCCGACGCCGTCCTCCCAGCGGTAGCCGGAGACGAAGTTGCCGCCCGGGTAGCGGACCAGGGAGACGCCGAGCTCGCGGGTGAGCTCCAGGACGTCCTTGCGGAAGCCGTCCTCGTCGGCGGTCGCGTGGCCGGGCTCGTAGATGCCGGTGTAGACGCAGCGGCCCATGTGCTCGACGAACGTGCCGAACGTCCGGCGGTTGACCGGGGCCACGGTGAAAGCGGGATCGAGGACCAGTGAAGCGGTGGTCATGAAGTACGTCTCCTGTCGTGGGTTTACGCTGTCTGGGAAGCCGTCGGTCAGGTGACGTGTGGCCAGCCGTCGGAATCCCAGCGGATCGACCGCAGGCCGAGACGGAAGTCACCATCGGCCTGGGTGTCGTAGTAGTGGTGGGCCAGCCAGTCGCCGTTGACCGACTGACCGCCCGGACCGGCCATGGTGCCGGAGCCGGACAGCAGGATCGTCCCGCCACCTTCCAGCATCGGCTTTCCGAGCTGGTCGGCATACGGGCCGGTGACGCTGCGGGAGCGGCCGACCGCGATCTTGTACGTGCTCTCCGCGCCGCGGCAACACAGGTCGAACGAGACGAACAGGTAGTACCAGCCGCCTCGTCGTACGACGTACGGCGCCTCGACCGCGTTCGGCGGCGTTCGGCGGTCGGCGAGCCGCAGGGGTGCGCCCTGACCGGGAACGCCGAGTCCGGACGGCCACTGCAGGCGGATCATCCGGATGCCGCTCCAGAACGAACCGAACGCCATCCAGGGCACTCCGTTGCCGTCGACCACCACGCCGGGATCGATGGCGTTGTAGTCGTCGGACGGCGCCGAGCGATGGACGACTCCGCGGTCGACCCACCGGTACCCCGGATCGCCAGGGTCGAGCGTGGTGTTGGTGGCCAGGGCGATCAGCGAGCGGTTGGAGCCGAAGGCGGACGCCGAGTAGTAGAGGTAGAAGGTGCCGTCGTGCTCGATCACCTCGGGGGCCCACAGGTTCTCCACGCCCGGGACCTCCGCGCGGATCCAGTCCGGGATCGCGCCGAACACCGTCCCGGCGCTCGTCCAGTGCCGGCCGTCGGACGACCGGCGGAGCTGGACGCTGCCACCGGCGACGGCGGGATCCCCGGTCGAGAAGACGTACCACTGCGACCCGTCCCTGATCAGCGCCGGATCATGGGTCCGCAGGTCGCCGGACAGCACCGGCACGTCGGACCCGCTCGAAACGACGGACGCGCCGGCCTCGGTCCGGGCGGCCGCCGGAACGGCTCCCGGGACAGCCAGCGTGAGAGCGCACAGCAGGGCGCACAGTCGTCTCATCCCTTCACCCCCGCATCGCCGACACCACGAATGACGTGCCGCTGGAAGAGCGCGTAGACGATCAGCAGCGGCAGCCCGCCGAGCACGGCCGAGGCCATGATCTGGGCGTAGCGCAGGCCGTACGAGCCCTGCACGTTGGCGAGTCCGACCGGGATCGTCATCATCGACGGGTCGGTGGTCACGATGAACGGCCAGAGGAAGTTGTTCCAGGCCCCGATGAAGGTGAAGATGCCGACGGCAACGAGAATCGGCCGCGACATCGGCACCATCACGCCCCAGACGATCCGCCAGCGGGTCGCGCCGTCCACCCGGGCGGCGTCCTCGTAGTCGCGGGAGACGCCGTCGAAGAACTTCTTCAGCACGAACACCATCACCGGCGCGACCACCTGTGGCAGCACCATGCCCCAGTAGGTGTCGACCAGCCGCAGGCTCGACATCTCCTGGAACAGTGGCACGATCAGCACCTGCGGCGGCACCAGGATCCCGGCGATCACGACGCCGAACATCACCTTCCGGCCGGGGAACGTGGTTCGCGAGAACCCGTACGCCGCCAGCACGGACACCAGCAGCGTCAGCGCGGTCACCAGCACCGCGACGATCGTGCTGTTCACGAACCAGCGCAGGATCGAGCCCTGCTCGAGCACACTCTGGTACGCCGCGGAAGTAGGCGCCGACGGCAACCAGCTGATCGGCGTACGGGTGGTCTCCTGCTCGGGTTTGAGTGACGTGTCGAGGGCCCACAGCAACGGAACCAGCCAGAGGACGGCGAGCAGCGCGGCGCCGACCGCGATCGCGACCTTCGGGAAGCTGAGGCGCTTCATCGGCGCGCCTCCTTCCGGCCGCCGAACAGCTTGAACTGGGCCACGGACACGATCACGATGATCGCGAAGAACAGGTACGACACCGCCGAGGCGTAGCCGATCCGGTAGCTGGTGAAGCCGCTCTCGTAGATGTACTGGATGATCGGCCGGGTGGCGTAGTTCGGGCCGCCGTCGGTCATCAGGTAGATCTGGTCGAAGATCTTCAGCGACGCCACCAGCTGCAGCACGACGATCAGCCCGGTGGTGCGCCCGAGCAGCGGCAGCGTGATCCGGAACAGCGTCTGCCGCCCGTTCGCGCCGTCGATCGAGGCCGCCTCGTAGACCTGCGCCGGGATGCCCTGCAGGGCGGCCAGATAGAGCAGGAAGTTGAACCCGACGGTCCACCAGACCGTCGTGATCACCACCGCGAGCATGGCCCGGTTCTCCGCGTTCAGCCAGTCGATCTCGGCGAACCCGCCGGCCGTCAGCAGGCCGTTCACCAGGCCGAAGCCGGGCTGGTAGATCCACACCCAGATCAGCGTGATGACCGTGGCCGGCAGGACGAACGGCGCGAAGTACGCGAACCGCAGGAACCAGCCGAAGACGCCGCGCCGGTTGGCCAGCAGCGCCATCACCAAGGCGATCAGTACGAGCGGCGGCGTACTCATCGCGGTGAAGACGAGCGTGTTCTTCAGCGAGTCCCAGACCGCCGGGTCGCCGAACAGCTCACGCCAGTTGGCCAGGCCGAGGAACTCCTGCTTCACTCCGGCCAGGCTGGTGTTGAAGAAGCTGTTCCAGAGCCCGGCGAGTGTCGGCCAGAGCAGGAAGAACAGGAAGAACAGCCCGAACGGCGCGACGAAGAACAGGCCGCCCCAGCGCTCGGTCCAGGGTGGACCGCTCCTCGGCGGCTCGTGGGTTGAGGGCTTCGTCCGGGGGCGGGCGGGTGTCTGCACGGCCATGATGCGCTCCTGTCAGACCGGGGACGGGGTGTCGAGCAGCTTCCGGGTGGCGGCCTTGAACTGGTCGAGCGCCTGCCGCGGCGTCGTCCGGCCCGAGAACACCCCCGCGAAGGCGGCCCCCGCTTCGTTCTGCAGCTGCGCGCCCGAACCGCTGAACCACGCGTCCGGGTCGAACAGCACGTCCGGCGCGACCGAGCGGTACTCGGCCTGCGGCTTCAGCTCCAGGTACTCACGACTCTCGACGACCGGCTGGTACGCCGGGATGTGGCCGCCGGCGGCCCAGTCGGCGCTGTTCTTCAGCATCCAGGCGATGTACTCGACCGTCGCCGCGGTGTCCTCGTCGCTTCGGGCCGCCTGGTGCGGCATCACGAAGGTGTGCGCGTCGCCGGCGAACTTCGGGACGTCGTACACGACCGGGAACGGCGCCATGCTGAACGGGAGTTTCGCGGTCTGGTACGTCGTCACCTCCCACTCGCCGTTGAAGCTCAGCCCGGCGTCACCGTTGGTGAACTGGGCGACCAGGGCGGGGTAGTCGGACGACTTCGGCGTCAGGCCGTCAGCGGAGAGTTTCGCCATCAGCTGCAGGGCTTCGAGCGCTTTGTTGTCGTCCAGGACGAACTCCTGGCCGGACTCGTCGAAGAACGCGCCGCCGAGCTGGCCGTAGAGCGTCCACCAGATCCGCCACGGGTTCGTCGTCTCGACCGAGGCGGCGAACTTGCCGGTGACGTCCTTGACCGCTCTGAGCATCTCGAAGAACGCGTCGACGCCCTTGACCGGCTTGATCCGGCCGTCGGGACCGAGCAGTCCGGCCTTCTCGCAGATGTCGGTGTTGTAGTAGAGAACGAACGGGTGCTGATCGAGCGGTACGGCGTACAGCCGGCCGTCGACGTGGCACTTACGCCAGGTCTCGGGGAGGAAGTCCTGCTCGGTGATCCCGGCCTTGGCGAGCAGGTCGACGGGGATCGGGTCGAGCATCGTGCTCGGGCTGAAACCCTTCAGCCGGGACAGATGAAGGGTCGCAACCTCGGGCGCGCGGCCACCGGCGGCGGACATCGCGAGCTTGGTGTAGAACGGCGGTCCCCAGGCCAGCGTGTGCGCCTCGAACGCGATATCGTTGTGCTCGGCAACGAACTTGTCGTGGATCTGGAGCAGCCGCGCACCGTCGCCACCGCCGAACAGATTCCACTCACGAACCCTGGCGTCACGCCCGAAGGACCCGCACCCGGCGAGAGCGGTCGCCCCGGCGAGTCCGAGCGCGCCGACCAGCAGGTGCCGCCGAGAGACCCGCGGTGATGGTGTCGACAAGCCCGGCACCGACCAGCCGACAGCGCGCCCCTCGACGACCCCCAGCACCTCGAGCGCACCGGCCCGCGCTCCCGTCCCACCCGGCGACACCGAGGCGGACAGGGGCTCGGACCGGCTGGCGCCTGCTCGCGCTCCCGTCTCACCCGGCGACGCCAAGGCGGATGCCGGTTGCGCCTGGTCGGCGAACCTCTTCCCTCCGTTCGGGGAGGGCGGGCGGAGCGGAGTGCGCGGGAGCGGTGGGCCCGCCGGCTGGGCTGGGCGTGGCTCGTGCGATGGCATCTTCGTGTCCTCCCGTGGGCGGTGGAGCACGCTTTTACACCGATGTAATACATCGGTGTAGAGGATGATGCCCGGGGGTGCGGGAGGCGTCAAGACCTCGGGCGGTCGGTGACCGGATGTGGACTCGTGGCTGGTGGAGCGCCCGGGGGCGGTTGGCGCGCGGGCGGGTTAGTGCTGGCGAGTTTGTGCCCGGACGCTCCGTGCCCGGACGGTCCGTGCCCGGACGGTCTGTGCCCGGGTGGGTAAGGGGCCAGGGGGTCAGGGCCTGGGTGGGGTCAGGGCCCGGCGGTTGACTCGCGGATGTGTAGTGCGTACTGGGCGACGATCTCGCGGTGGGCGGTGTCGTCGCCGTTCATTCGGCCGACCAGGATCTCCACCGCGGTCGCGGCGATCTGTGCGCGGCCGGGGTCGACTGTCGTGAGGCTCGGCGTGCTGT
The Kribbella italica DNA segment above includes these coding regions:
- a CDS encoding alpha-N-arabinofuranosidase — encoded protein: MTTASLVLDPAFTVAPVNRRTFGTFVEHMGRCVYTGIYEPGHATADEDGFRKDVLELTRELGVSLVRYPGGNFVSGYRWEDGVGPQADRPRRLELAWHSIETNQFGLDEFVRWCAKAGVEPMMAINLGTRGVQEALDLQEYTNHPAGTALSDLRAEHGAASPYGIKLWCLGNELDGPWQIGHKTGTEYGRLANETARALRMVEPDLELVACGSSSSGMPTFGTWEREVLQECYEVVDHISCHAYYGDDKDDPASFLASAVDMDRFIDSVVASADHVGAELKSSKRIDISFDEWNVWYGERSRRTDGDGDAWEVAPRRIEDEYNLTDAVVVGNLLISLLRHSDRVAVACLAQLANVIAPIMTEPDGPAWRQPTFHPFAITSRLAAGQVLQVNTTSPTVPTEKFGDVAAVDAVATYDDGKLAVFLVNRSLDQTIEVTVDVSRTGVTTVEEALTLADDDRLAVNTAAQPDRVVPQANDNVRLNDGKLTISLPPISWTALALN
- a CDS encoding arabinan endo-1,5-alpha-L-arabinosidase yields the protein MRRLCALLCALTLAVPGAVPAAARTEAGASVVSSGSDVPVLSGDLRTHDPALIRDGSQWYVFSTGDPAVAGGSVQLRRSSDGRHWTSAGTVFGAIPDWIRAEVPGVENLWAPEVIEHDGTFYLYYSASAFGSNRSLIALATNTTLDPGDPGYRWVDRGVVHRSAPSDDYNAIDPGVVVDGNGVPWMAFGSFWSGIRMIRLQWPSGLGVPGQGAPLRLADRRTPPNAVEAPYVVRRGGWYYLFVSFDLCCRGAESTYKIAVGRSRSVTGPYADQLGKPMLEGGGTILLSGSGTMAGPGGQSVNGDWLAHHYYDTQADGDFRLGLRSIRWDSDGWPHVT
- a CDS encoding carbohydrate ABC transporter permease — protein: MKRLSFPKVAIAVGAALLAVLWLVPLLWALDTSLKPEQETTRTPISWLPSAPTSAAYQSVLEQGSILRWFVNSTIVAVLVTALTLLVSVLAAYGFSRTTFPGRKVMFGVVIAGILVPPQVLIVPLFQEMSSLRLVDTYWGMVLPQVVAPVMVFVLKKFFDGVSRDYEDAARVDGATRWRIVWGVMVPMSRPILVAVGIFTFIGAWNNFLWPFIVTTDPSMMTIPVGLANVQGSYGLRYAQIMASAVLGGLPLLIVYALFQRHVIRGVGDAGVKG
- a CDS encoding carbohydrate ABC transporter permease, which encodes MAVQTPARPRTKPSTHEPPRSGPPWTERWGGLFFVAPFGLFFLFFLLWPTLAGLWNSFFNTSLAGVKQEFLGLANWRELFGDPAVWDSLKNTLVFTAMSTPPLVLIALVMALLANRRGVFGWFLRFAYFAPFVLPATVITLIWVWIYQPGFGLVNGLLTAGGFAEIDWLNAENRAMLAVVITTVWWTVGFNFLLYLAALQGIPAQVYEAASIDGANGRQTLFRITLPLLGRTTGLIVVLQLVASLKIFDQIYLMTDGGPNYATRPIIQYIYESGFTSYRIGYASAVSYLFFAIIVIVSVAQFKLFGGRKEARR
- a CDS encoding extracellular solute-binding protein; its protein translation is MSTPSPRVSRRHLLVGALGLAGATALAGCGSFGRDARVREWNLFGGGDGARLLQIHDKFVAEHNDIAFEAHTLAWGPPFYTKLAMSAAGGRAPEVATLHLSRLKGFSPSTMLDPIPVDLLAKAGITEQDFLPETWRKCHVDGRLYAVPLDQHPFVLYYNTDICEKAGLLGPDGRIKPVKGVDAFFEMLRAVKDVTGKFAASVETTNPWRIWWTLYGQLGGAFFDESGQEFVLDDNKALEALQLMAKLSADGLTPKSSDYPALVAQFTNGDAGLSFNGEWEVTTYQTAKLPFSMAPFPVVYDVPKFAGDAHTFVMPHQAARSDEDTAATVEYIAWMLKNSADWAAGGHIPAYQPVVESREYLELKPQAEYRSVAPDVLFDPDAWFSGSGAQLQNEAGAAFAGVFSGRTTPRQALDQFKAATRKLLDTPSPV